The stretch of DNA CGGACCAATTCCACCGCCATCGGCGCGGTCATGGTCCACCGGGACGAGGCGGACAGCCTGATCTGCGGCACCTTTGGTGAGTTCAGGTGGCACCTCAACTATGTCACCCAAGTGCTTGGTCGTGAAAGCTATAATCCCGTCGGCGCGCTCAGCATGATGATCCTCGAAGACGGGCCGCTCTTTGTGGCTGACACCCAGGTCCACCTGCACCCCGAACCCGACCAGATCGCAGAGATCGCCGTGGGTGCGGCCCGGCACGTGCGCCGCTTCGGGATCGAGCCGCAGATCGCCTTCTGCTCGCAAAGCCAGTTCGGGAACCAGGGCGACGGCTCCGGCTGGCGCCTGCGCGAGGCGATCCGGATGCTCGACGCGCAGGGCCACGACTTCTGCTACGAGGGCGAGATGAACATCGACACCGCGCTTGATCCCGACCTGCGCAACCGCCTGTTCCCCGGCAACCGGATGCAGGGGGCGGCGAACGTGCTGGTCTTCGCCCACGCCGATGCGGCGTCCGGCGTGCGCAACATCCTCAAGATGAAGGGCGGCGGGCTCGAGGTCGGCCCGATCCTCATGGGCATGGGCAACCGCGCCCATATCGTGTCGCCCTCGATCACTGCGCGGGGCCTTCTGAATATGTCCGCGGTCGCGGGCACGCCGGTGGCACATTACGGCTAGGCGCGGCGCCTGTTCCAAGCGGACAGGGGCGGCACCCCCGCCCCCGGCGGCGCCTTTCCCCGGAATTTTTTGAGACAGAGAAGGACGTAACGGACTTTCACTGCGCTGTCGCCATACCCATATGCAACCGGAGATAGGCAGGAGATGTCATGAAATTTTTTGCAGCAGCTTTGATTTTTGTTTTTCTAGCGGCCTGTGCCGACACTGTATCCGAGACAAGCGGTACGTTCACGGCCCGCGGTGAGACCTACCCAACCACGACCCGCCAATTCCAGCGCGCGGATGGCAGCACCTATTCCCGCATGACGATCCAGGTGGGGGCCGAGCGGGTCAGCTGCATCCCCGGCAACCGCGCTGATTGTGAAACCGCGCTCATCGACACCTATAACCGCGACCGCGGCGCATTCTAGGGAAGACCAACGTCATGATCATGCGTGTGACCACCATTCTTGCGCTGTCTCTGGCCCTCGCGGCCTGTACGGAGGTTGTGTCGGAACAGGACACAACCTTCACCTATCGCGGCGACGTCTACCGGGCCGTGATCCGCGACTACGATGCAAACGGCCGCACTTTCACCAAGCGCGTCGTCTATGACGGCAACCGCGCTGTCAGTTGCTCGGCCACCGACGATCTCGATTGTGCCGCCGCCATTTCCTACGAGCGTCTCGACAGCAACGACTGACATTCTGGCCCACCGGGCGTGATTTTCTGCCACTGTTGGCGCTCACGGCCCTTGCCCCTGCCACCTGTCGCCGCGTAACCCTGCGCAGAACGACGACGGAGGAGGATCGGCCATGGGCTACCGCGCGGAATATGACAGTTGGAAAGCGGACCCCGAAGGATGGTGGATGCAGGCGGCTCAGGCCATTGACTGGGTCAAGGCACCAACACGGGCGCTCAGCCAGCGGGGCGAGAACCTCTATGAATGGTTCTCCGACGCCGAGGTGAACACCTGCTGGAACGCCGTCGACCGCCATGTCGAAGCAGGCCGGGGCGACCAGACCGCCATCATCTATGACAGCCCGATCACCGGGGCAAAGTCCAAGACCTCCTACGCCGAATTGCAAACCCAGGTCGTGTCACTGGCCGGTGCGTTGGCGGCACGGGGCGTGACCATGGGCGACCGGGTCATCATCTACATGCCCATGGTCCCCGAAGCGTTGGTGGCCATGCTCGCCTGCGCCCGCATCGGGGCCATCCATTCGGTTGTGTTCGGTGGGTTCGCGGCCAACGAACTGGCGGTACGCATCGACGATTGCACGCCAAAGGCGATCATCGCCGCGTCCTGCGGGCTCGAACCGGGACGCACGGTGGAATACAAACCGCTCCTCGACGGCGCCATCGACCTGGCCGACCATACACCCGACCTTTGCGTCATCCTGCAACGGGACGCATGCCCCTGCGCGCTCGGCCCCCGTGACGTGGACTGGCACGCCGTCCAAAAGGACGTGACACCCGCCGATTGCGTCCCCGTGCCCGGCAATCACCCCGCCTACATCCTCTACACCTCCGGCACCACCGGCGCGCCCAAAGGCGTCGTGCGGGCCACCGCAGGCCACCTTGTGGCGCTGAACTGGACGATGAAAAACATCTACCAGATGAACCCGGGCGAGGTGTTCTGGGCCGCCTCAGACGTGGGCTGGGTCGTGGGTCACAGCTACATCTGCTACGCGCCCCTGATCCACGGCAACACCACCATCGTGTTCGAGGGCAAACCGGTCGGCACCCCCGACGCGGGCACCTTCTGGCGCGTGATCGAAGAACA from Tateyamaria omphalii encodes:
- a CDS encoding AMP-binding protein, whose product is MGYRAEYDSWKADPEGWWMQAAQAIDWVKAPTRALSQRGENLYEWFSDAEVNTCWNAVDRHVEAGRGDQTAIIYDSPITGAKSKTSYAELQTQVVSLAGALAARGVTMGDRVIIYMPMVPEALVAMLACARIGAIHSVVFGGFAANELAVRIDDCTPKAIIAASCGLEPGRTVEYKPLLDGAIDLADHTPDLCVILQRDACPCALGPRDVDWHAVQKDVTPADCVPVPGNHPAYILYTSGTTGAPKGVVRATAGHLVALNWTMKNIYQMNPGEVFWAASDVGWVVGHSYICYAPLIHGNTTIVFEGKPVGTPDAGTFWRVIEEHDVKSFFTAPTAIRAVKREDPKGEYRAKYDLSGLRALYLAGERADPDTIEWAQNILDVPVYDHWWQTETGYTIAGNPAGLEALPVKIGSPTVAMPGYDVQILDDAGHPVAPGELGAIAVKLPLPPGTLPTLWNAEDRFIKSYLHTFPGYYETGDAGMMDEDGYLYIMARTDDVINVAGHRLSTGAMEEVLAGHPDVAECAVVGVTDQLKGQSPVGLLCLTTGVNRAHDEIVAECVKRVRDQIGPVAAFKQAVVVDRLPKTRSGKILRGTVVKIADSEAFKMPATIDDPAILDEIKDALQTIGYAKG